A window of the Dioscorea cayenensis subsp. rotundata cultivar TDr96_F1 chromosome 14, TDr96_F1_v2_PseudoChromosome.rev07_lg8_w22 25.fasta, whole genome shotgun sequence genome harbors these coding sequences:
- the LOC120276056 gene encoding uncharacterized protein LOC120276056, with translation MANSALSLLLSCRLPSVSMPNFSFRFKRSLNANQRLGIWGKCSIRGPLLSKRLNLVCVRAGEKDLVGSATAEEIVTELDEPPSIESDLEERESSVATILANFTNDFDPYHAAGTPLYQTATFKQRIMGGNESRRFGITNMFKSR, from the exons ATGGCCAACTCAGCCCTATCCCTTCTTCTCTCTTGTCGTCTCCCCTCTGTTTCAATGCCCAATTTCTCTTTT AGATTCAAGAGATCCTTAAATGCTAACCAGAGGTTGGGGATTTGGGGGAAGTGCAGCATTAGAGGGCCTCTGTTATCCAAAAGGCTGAATCTTGTATGCGTTAGAGCAGGGGAAAAGGATTTGGTTGGCTCTGCCACGGCGGAAGAGATTGTTACTGAATTGGACGAGCCGCCGTCCATTGAATCTG ATTTGGAGGAGAGGGAGTCGAGTGTTGCCACAATTTTGGCCAATTTCACTAATGATTTTGATCCTTATCATGCCGCTGGTACTCCATTGTACCAAACTGCCACTTTTAAGCAG AGAATTATGGGAGGAAATGAGAGTAGACGTTTTGGAATTACTAATATGTTCAAATCTAGATGA